The Terriglobia bacterium genome has a window encoding:
- a CDS encoding class I SAM-dependent DNA methyltransferase gives MPALTLPEFVAHWQKSTLTERSAAQTHFNGLCDILGQPKPAESDPDGSTYTFERGASKSDGGEGWADVWKRGYFGWEYKGKHKNLDVAYKQLLQYREDLENPSLLVTCDLDRFEVHTNFTNTATQVYKFDLADLLKNEPTSGCQIPPLEVLRLLFNDPGKLKPGLTTQQVTEEAAAQFSVLAASLRSRGVEPEKGAHFLMRLLFCLFSEDVGLLPGKLFTKLVNGNLKKPADFDKKLKQLFAAMSAPDGTFGADDIPYFNGGLFSDDQTYELSNTDLEILSKAAALDWAHVEPAIFGTLFERSLDP, from the coding sequence ATGCCCGCCTTGACCTTGCCGGAGTTCGTGGCTCACTGGCAGAAGTCCACACTAACCGAACGTAGCGCCGCTCAGACACACTTCAACGGTCTCTGCGACATTCTCGGCCAACCCAAGCCTGCGGAATCTGACCCGGACGGGTCAACATATACTTTCGAGCGCGGCGCATCCAAAAGCGACGGTGGCGAGGGCTGGGCCGACGTCTGGAAACGCGGTTACTTCGGCTGGGAATATAAAGGCAAGCACAAGAATCTCGATGTCGCTTACAAGCAGCTGCTGCAATACCGTGAAGACCTGGAAAACCCGTCTCTTCTCGTGACCTGCGATCTCGATCGATTTGAGGTTCACACGAATTTCACCAACACCGCGACCCAGGTATACAAGTTCGATTTGGCTGACCTGCTCAAGAACGAGCCAACTTCCGGTTGTCAAATCCCGCCGCTGGAAGTTCTGCGCCTGCTTTTCAACGATCCCGGCAAACTCAAGCCCGGTCTCACAACCCAGCAGGTTACAGAGGAAGCGGCAGCCCAGTTCTCCGTCCTAGCGGCAAGTCTTCGTTCTCGTGGTGTTGAACCCGAAAAAGGCGCGCACTTCCTCATGCGCCTCCTCTTCTGCTTGTTCTCGGAAGACGTTGGCCTGCTGCCCGGAAAGTTATTCACGAAACTTGTAAACGGAAATCTCAAAAAGCCGGCTGACTTCGATAAGAAGCTGAAGCAACTGTTCGCGGCTATGTCGGCGCCCGATGGAACCTTCGGCGCCGATGACATTCCTTACTTTAATGGTGGCCTGTTCTCCGATGACCAGACCTACGAGTTGAGCAACACGGATCTCGAAATTCTCTCAAAGGCTGCCGCCCTGGATTGGGCGCACGTCGAACCCGCCATCTTCGGAACTTTGTTCGAGCGCAGCCTCGATCC
- a CDS encoding TRAM domain-containing protein, with protein MDLVIIRALFVLVVAAVSYYLEPFGVTRPIDALIGLLLGVAVILFEVRLRKVSLKRLIGAAIGSILGIVGASLFSIVIRNAVAHPRAQSFLQLFVMLLMAYVGLIVGAAKGDLLNLSALGGIFGGEKATKKSFKILDTSVIIDGRIADIAETGFLDGILTIPSFVLRELQLVADSADSLKRNRGRRGLDILQRIQKITTLQVQIVEDDFPAVREVDMKLIELAKLYEGKIVTNDFNLNKVAQLHGVEVLNINELANSLKPIVLPGEIMKVFILKEGKEYNQGVAYLDDGTMVVVDNARKMIGKTIDISVTSVLQTTAGKMIFGKFDERGASMPRPEPRPPDLRKSNPQPTGLETGTAAQTEPK; from the coding sequence TTGGATCTGGTCATCATACGAGCACTATTTGTACTGGTTGTCGCCGCCGTTTCCTATTACCTCGAACCCTTTGGTGTGACCCGTCCGATCGATGCGCTGATTGGGCTGCTGCTTGGTGTTGCGGTCATCCTGTTCGAGGTTCGTCTCCGCAAGGTAAGCCTGAAGCGGCTCATCGGGGCTGCGATCGGCAGCATTCTTGGCATCGTTGGTGCCTCGCTCTTCAGCATCGTCATCCGCAACGCCGTCGCGCATCCGCGAGCGCAGTCCTTCCTTCAGCTCTTCGTCATGCTGCTCATGGCCTATGTCGGACTGATCGTAGGCGCGGCCAAGGGCGATCTGCTGAACCTCTCGGCGCTGGGCGGAATCTTCGGCGGCGAGAAGGCGACCAAGAAGAGCTTCAAGATCCTCGACACCAGCGTCATCATCGACGGCCGCATCGCCGACATCGCCGAGACCGGCTTCCTCGACGGAATCCTGACCATTCCGTCGTTCGTGCTCCGCGAACTGCAACTCGTCGCCGATTCCGCCGACTCGCTCAAGCGTAACCGCGGACGCCGTGGCCTCGACATTCTCCAGCGCATCCAGAAGATCACGACGCTGCAGGTGCAGATCGTGGAAGACGATTTTCCGGCGGTTCGCGAAGTCGACATGAAGCTGATCGAACTGGCGAAGCTCTACGAAGGCAAGATCGTTACCAACGACTTCAACCTCAACAAGGTCGCGCAACTTCACGGCGTCGAAGTGCTCAACATCAACGAACTCGCCAACTCGCTCAAGCCGATCGTACTTCCCGGCGAGATCATGAAGGTCTTCATCCTGAAAGAAGGCAAGGAGTACAACCAGGGCGTCGCCTACCTCGACGACGGAACCATGGTTGTCGTGGACAACGCGCGCAAGATGATCGGCAAGACCATCGACATCTCGGTGACATCGGTGCTCCAGACCACCGCCGGAAAAATGATCTTCGGCAAGTTCGACGAACGCGGCGCCTCCATGCCCCGCCCCGAACCGCGTCCACCGGACCTACGGAAGAGCAACCCGCAACCGACAGGCTTGGAGACGGGAACGGCGGCACAGACAGAGCCGAAGTGA
- a CDS encoding bifunctional (p)ppGpp synthetase/guanosine-3',5'-bis(diphosphate) 3'-pyrophosphohydrolase, producing MGTLRQQIATNVLTVTKFRDLIKKVRTNRPNDDSGLVQRAYEFSLRQHAGQSRASGEPYLVHPLEVAHLLADMRLDAVAIAAGLLHDSVEDTSVTIEEIKSQFGDQVAHIVEGVTKISKIDFASKEEQQAENVRKMMLAMVDDIRVVLIKLADRLHNMRTLEHLSPDRQQKIARETLEIYAPLAHRLGMGKVRGELEDLAFPYVDPVGYQQVKETVDARRKEGEKTLHRMIDLISAKLKEARIEARVDWRIKRLYSIYLKLQRQKITVDQMYDLLALRIITHSVNDCYATLGIIHNQWRPVPGRIKDFIAMPRPNLYQSLHTTVLGEGGHPFEVQIRTEEMHKMAEEGIYAHWKYKDGPISARDEQRLAWLRQVVDWQRDMADPSEFLSTLKIDLYPEEVYTFTPKGKVVILPRDASPIDFAYTVHTEVGHTCIGAKVNGRIVPLRYKLRSGDIVEIMTQAGHNPSRDWLGIVKSSRARQKIKHWLNVHQRERAIEIGRKLVEKEARKYRISLKDIKDDDLLKAASEYGLGRVDDLMAALGYGKYSAKSILAKLAPPGTPDDGSEEPSGFTSVVRRVFGGESSAIKVRGHDDLLVYRARCCNPIRGEEIVGYVTRGKGVAVHSKHCPNVENLLYEPERRIAVEWTSKEPKIAGGSPPGYPVKLTVLSDDRAGILKNITAIVSDDNTNIRNIEARTSDGYGNIDLVIDITDLAHLNRVITGLRKIAGVRDVQRIQKL from the coding sequence ATGGGGACCCTGCGCCAGCAGATCGCAACCAACGTCCTGACGGTCACGAAGTTCCGAGACCTCATTAAGAAGGTCCGAACGAACCGTCCGAACGACGACAGTGGCTTGGTGCAGCGAGCCTACGAATTCTCGCTCCGGCAGCATGCCGGACAATCCCGCGCCTCCGGCGAGCCCTACCTCGTTCATCCGCTCGAAGTCGCCCATCTCCTCGCCGACATGAGACTCGACGCCGTGGCCATCGCCGCCGGCCTCCTCCACGACTCCGTCGAGGACACCTCGGTCACAATCGAAGAGATCAAGTCCCAATTTGGCGACCAGGTCGCACATATCGTCGAAGGCGTCACCAAGATCAGCAAAATCGATTTCGCCAGCAAGGAAGAGCAGCAGGCCGAGAATGTCCGCAAGATGATGCTGGCGATGGTTGACGACATCCGCGTCGTCCTCATCAAACTGGCCGACCGCCTGCACAATATGCGCACCCTCGAGCACCTCTCGCCCGATCGTCAGCAGAAGATCGCGCGCGAGACCCTCGAAATCTACGCCCCGCTCGCTCATCGCCTCGGCATGGGCAAAGTCCGTGGCGAACTCGAGGACCTGGCATTCCCCTACGTCGATCCGGTCGGTTACCAGCAGGTGAAGGAAACCGTCGATGCCCGTCGCAAAGAAGGCGAGAAGACGCTGCATCGCATGATCGATCTCATCTCCGCCAAACTCAAAGAGGCCCGCATCGAGGCCCGTGTGGACTGGCGCATCAAGCGTCTCTACTCTATCTACCTAAAGCTCCAGCGCCAGAAAATTACCGTCGACCAGATGTACGATCTCCTCGCGCTGCGCATCATCACCCACTCCGTAAATGACTGTTACGCCACGCTCGGCATCATCCATAACCAGTGGCGACCCGTCCCCGGCCGGATCAAGGACTTCATCGCCATGCCGCGGCCAAACCTCTACCAGTCACTGCACACCACCGTCCTCGGCGAAGGCGGCCATCCTTTCGAAGTCCAGATCCGCACCGAAGAGATGCACAAGATGGCCGAAGAAGGCATCTACGCCCATTGGAAATATAAGGATGGGCCCATCTCCGCGCGCGACGAACAGCGTCTCGCCTGGCTTCGCCAGGTGGTCGACTGGCAGCGCGACATGGCCGATCCCAGCGAGTTCCTTTCGACCCTGAAGATCGACCTCTACCCGGAAGAGGTTTACACCTTCACGCCGAAAGGCAAAGTCGTAATCCTGCCGCGCGATGCCTCGCCCATTGACTTCGCCTACACGGTCCACACCGAGGTCGGACACACCTGCATCGGCGCCAAAGTCAACGGCCGCATCGTCCCGCTGCGCTACAAGCTGCGCTCCGGCGACATCGTCGAAATCATGACGCAGGCTGGTCACAACCCCAGCCGCGACTGGCTCGGAATCGTCAAATCCTCCCGCGCGCGCCAGAAGATCAAGCACTGGCTCAACGTCCACCAGCGCGAGCGCGCCATCGAAATCGGCCGCAAACTGGTCGAGAAAGAGGCCCGCAAGTACCGCATCTCGCTCAAGGACATCAAGGACGACGACTTACTGAAAGCCGCATCTGAATACGGCCTTGGTCGCGTCGACGACCTCATGGCCGCGCTCGGCTACGGCAAATACTCGGCCAAATCCATCCTCGCCAAACTCGCTCCGCCCGGCACTCCCGACGACGGCTCCGAGGAGCCCAGCGGTTTCACCTCGGTCGTGCGCCGCGTCTTCGGCGGCGAAAGCTCCGCCATCAAGGTCCGCGGCCACGACGACCTCCTCGTATACCGCGCTCGTTGTTGTAACCCAATCCGAGGCGAAGAGATCGTCGGCTACGTCACCCGCGGCAAAGGCGTCGCGGTCCACTCGAAACATTGTCCCAATGTCGAGAACCTTCTCTACGAACCTGAGCGCCGGATCGCCGTCGAGTGGACATCCAAGGAGCCCAAGATCGCCGGCGGTTCTCCACCAGGATACCCGGTGAAACTAACCGTTCTCAGCGACGACCGCGCCGGAATCCTCAAGAACATCACCGCTATCGTGAGCGACGACAACACCAACATCCGCAACATCGAAGCCCGGACTTCCGATGGCTACGGCAACATCGACCTGGTCATCGACATCACCGATCTGGCTCACCTGAATCGCGTCATTACCGGCCTGCGCAAAATTGCCGGGGTCCGCGACGTCCAACGCATCCAGAAGCTCTAG
- a CDS encoding beta-propeller fold lactonase family protein translates to MRCWRAIMVVLVSVLAVMWQGCGGNGGGTGGGRYGNSGGNTATYLLYTDATANTIGVAAIGTSGALTVMAPAQTGLQPIGMAATPDGKFVYVLNANSGTVSQFAVAADGSLTQPASAIGTGLQPTAIAVDPQERFAVVANTNSGAGGTLSVYNINSTTGILTLASTSATLLNIADPKTVAISGNYVYVADADTIDVLVFNPQTFAFTFASGSPFSAGPAGTSITGLYSPPQASTVLYAADGNTNSLLSFSISGGALQATGSLPTGTQPVALVADNQNRFLFVANSVSDNISVFAVNATTGALTAASTTALTTGTAPNALAYDPVNNFLIISESGTKQILPLAVNTSTGGLSTLSGSMAVTNSPSALAVAQP, encoded by the coding sequence ATGCGATGTTGGCGCGCAATTATGGTGGTGTTGGTGTCCGTATTGGCAGTGATGTGGCAGGGCTGTGGTGGAAATGGGGGCGGGACCGGGGGCGGAAGATACGGCAATAGTGGCGGAAACACCGCGACCTACCTGCTATACACGGATGCGACTGCGAATACGATCGGTGTTGCGGCGATTGGAACATCCGGAGCGCTGACGGTAATGGCGCCGGCGCAGACTGGCCTGCAGCCGATCGGGATGGCAGCGACTCCCGACGGCAAGTTCGTTTATGTGCTGAATGCGAATTCGGGAACGGTCTCGCAGTTTGCGGTTGCGGCCGATGGGAGCCTGACGCAGCCCGCGTCAGCGATTGGAACGGGATTGCAGCCGACGGCGATTGCGGTGGATCCGCAGGAACGGTTCGCGGTGGTTGCGAACACGAACTCAGGTGCAGGCGGCACGCTTTCGGTTTACAACATCAACAGCACGACGGGCATTTTGACGTTGGCCTCGACTTCGGCGACGCTGCTGAATATTGCCGATCCAAAGACGGTTGCGATCAGCGGCAACTACGTTTATGTAGCTGACGCGGACACGATTGATGTCCTGGTTTTCAATCCTCAGACATTTGCCTTCACGTTCGCGAGCGGCAGTCCTTTTTCGGCAGGACCGGCGGGAACCAGCATCACGGGTTTGTACTCTCCGCCACAAGCGAGCACGGTGCTGTACGCGGCGGACGGCAACACTAATTCCCTGCTGAGTTTCAGCATTTCAGGAGGCGCACTGCAAGCGACTGGTTCGCTGCCAACCGGAACGCAGCCAGTGGCACTCGTCGCGGATAATCAGAATCGTTTTCTATTTGTGGCAAATTCAGTAAGCGACAACATCTCCGTATTCGCTGTGAACGCGACGACGGGGGCACTCACCGCGGCCTCAACGACGGCTCTTACGACCGGTACTGCTCCGAATGCGCTCGCTTATGACCCGGTAAATAATTTCCTGATCATCAGTGAATCCGGAACAAAGCAGATTCTTCCACTCGCGGTGAATACATCTACGGGAGGGCTCTCGACTCTTAGCGGTTCTATGGCCGTGACGAACTCTCCTTCAGCATTGGCGGTAGCACAACCGTGA
- a CDS encoding TIGR01777 family oxidoreductase, translating into MKVLVSGSSGLIGSALVPALRVRGDEVLALVRRAPQNPAEVQWHEQGSVEPRSLIDVDAVVHLAGKNVATRWTARAKHEIFDSRVKGTQVLAEAVGESFRRTGKPDTLVSASAIGYYGARGNEILTEDSPSGGGFLAEVVRRWEDATEPARKAGVRVFMPRIGMVLSREGGALKKMLPPFKWGLGGKIGSGEQWISWIAMTDLVRLILRALDDENIAGVYNAVAPEPVRNRHFVEALGHALHRPTVVPLPAFAVKAMFGRMGVETVLASTRVIPMRLQNIEYRFEYPELEIALERTVG; encoded by the coding sequence GTGAAAGTCCTGGTCAGCGGATCCTCCGGACTGATCGGTTCGGCGCTGGTACCGGCGCTGCGCGTGCGCGGCGACGAGGTGCTGGCGCTGGTGCGCCGCGCACCACAGAATCCAGCTGAGGTGCAGTGGCACGAGCAAGGATCCGTTGAACCGCGATCGCTGATCGATGTGGATGCGGTCGTCCACCTCGCTGGCAAAAACGTCGCGACACGCTGGACTGCGCGAGCCAAGCACGAAATCTTCGACAGCCGGGTAAAGGGAACGCAGGTTCTGGCAGAAGCGGTGGGCGAAAGCTTCCGTCGAACCGGCAAGCCGGATACATTGGTGTCGGCTTCAGCGATCGGCTACTACGGCGCTCGCGGGAATGAGATTCTGACCGAGGACAGTCCTTCGGGAGGCGGCTTCCTGGCGGAAGTTGTTCGCCGGTGGGAGGACGCAACCGAACCTGCGCGAAAGGCAGGCGTGCGGGTATTTATGCCGCGGATCGGTATGGTCCTTTCGCGTGAAGGCGGAGCGCTGAAGAAAATGCTGCCGCCATTCAAGTGGGGATTGGGCGGAAAGATTGGAAGCGGCGAGCAGTGGATCAGTTGGATTGCCATGACCGACCTGGTGCGACTGATCCTGCGCGCACTGGATGACGAGAACATCGCAGGCGTCTACAACGCTGTCGCGCCGGAGCCGGTGCGAAACCGGCACTTCGTCGAGGCGCTTGGGCACGCGCTGCATCGGCCAACGGTCGTTCCACTGCCTGCGTTCGCAGTGAAGGCGATGTTCGGGCGGATGGGCGTAGAGACGGTTCTCGCCAGCACGCGGGTGATTCCGATGAGGCTGCAGAATATCGAGTACAGGTTTGAGTATCCGGAGTTGGAGATCGCGCTGGAGAGGACGGTCGGCTGA
- the ybaK gene encoding Cys-tRNA(Pro) deacylase, with the protein MSKTNAARILDQLGIAYELREYEVDPDDLAAETVAAKIGMPPEQVFKTLLVRGERTGEAFAVIPGNYELDFKLLARAMGNKKVDIVPLKEVQPLTGYIRGGVTALGAKKDFPVFLDETVILFDLISVSAGHRGTQMLLKPDDYIRATSATVAEISRAKP; encoded by the coding sequence ATGTCGAAGACCAACGCAGCCCGCATCCTCGACCAGCTCGGCATCGCCTACGAGCTGCGCGAGTACGAAGTCGATCCCGACGATCTCGCCGCCGAAACCGTAGCCGCGAAGATCGGCATGCCGCCCGAGCAGGTATTCAAGACCCTGCTCGTCCGTGGCGAACGCACCGGCGAAGCCTTCGCCGTCATCCCCGGCAATTATGAGTTGGATTTCAAACTCCTCGCCCGCGCCATGGGTAACAAGAAGGTCGACATTGTTCCGTTGAAAGAAGTGCAGCCCCTAACCGGCTACATCCGTGGCGGCGTCACCGCACTCGGCGCGAAGAAAGATTTCCCTGTCTTCCTCGACGAAACCGTCATCCTGTTCGATCTGATCTCCGTCTCCGCAGGCCATCGCGGCACCCAGATGCTCCTCAAGCCCGACGACTACATCCGCGCAACCTCGGCGACAGTGGCGGAAATCTCGCGTGCGAAGCCTTGA
- the gltX gene encoding glutamate--tRNA ligase: MSQVRVRFAPSPTGHVHVGNARTALFNWLFARQQGGTMVLRIEDTDVERSQAQYETQLLEDLRWLGLDWDEGPDKGGPFPPYRQSDKTEEYRQIAERLVDEGKAYYCFCTQEDLELQREQAMKEGRQPIYPGTCRNLDLADARQRKASGEPCAIRLKIPEHPIRFHDIVRGSVEFSNEVVSDPIIVRSTGIPVYNYVVVIDDADMQITHVIRGDDHLSNTPKQVAVYEALGFPVPEFAHLSTILGPDRERLSKRHGATSVANFRDMGVLPVALMNYMALLGWAPSGGDREIFHPNELVKEFDLKRVTPSPAVFDFEKLYWLNRHYIKEAMANEKGRKEIIRLAAEALRSAGYLVGDVSEATSAWLSNVLDLFIPAVNKLDELPQKTALLFQYDPNAALVAPDNAEVLNAASAPKVLDTFAAKIATEPDGISAERFKAIINEVKTEAGVKGKELYHPIRITITGSHSGPEFDKLIPIIEDGSKLQLATHVLSVKERVAAFYRARGKS; this comes from the coding sequence ATGTCCCAAGTCCGCGTCCGTTTCGCTCCGTCTCCCACCGGCCACGTTCATGTCGGCAACGCCCGTACCGCGCTCTTCAACTGGCTCTTCGCCCGACAGCAGGGCGGCACCATGGTCCTCCGCATCGAAGACACCGACGTCGAGCGCAGCCAGGCGCAATACGAAACCCAGTTGCTCGAAGACCTCCGCTGGCTCGGCCTCGACTGGGATGAAGGTCCCGACAAGGGCGGCCCGTTCCCGCCCTATCGCCAAAGCGACAAGACCGAAGAGTATCGCCAGATCGCCGAACGCCTCGTCGACGAAGGCAAGGCCTATTACTGTTTCTGCACGCAGGAAGACCTCGAACTCCAGCGCGAACAGGCGATGAAAGAAGGTCGCCAGCCGATTTATCCCGGCACCTGCCGCAACCTCGATCTCGCCGATGCCAGGCAGCGCAAAGCCTCCGGCGAACCCTGCGCCATTCGCCTCAAAATTCCCGAGCACCCCATTCGCTTCCACGACATCGTTCGCGGCTCCGTCGAGTTCTCCAACGAAGTCGTCAGCGATCCCATCATCGTTCGCTCCACCGGCATCCCCGTCTACAACTACGTCGTCGTCATCGACGACGCAGACATGCAGATCACGCACGTCATTCGCGGCGACGACCACCTCTCCAACACGCCCAAGCAGGTCGCTGTGTACGAAGCCCTCGGCTTCCCCGTGCCCGAGTTCGCGCACCTCTCGACCATCCTCGGCCCCGACCGCGAGCGTCTCTCCAAGCGCCACGGCGCTACGTCAGTCGCAAACTTCCGCGACATGGGCGTGCTCCCCGTCGCCCTGATGAACTACATGGCGCTGCTCGGCTGGGCGCCCTCCGGTGGCGACCGCGAAATCTTCCATCCCAACGAACTGGTCAAGGAATTCGACCTCAAGCGCGTGACGCCTTCGCCCGCCGTCTTCGATTTCGAAAAGCTCTACTGGCTCAACCGCCACTACATCAAGGAGGCGATGGCCAACGAGAAGGGTCGAAAAGAAATCATCCGCCTCGCCGCGGAAGCGTTAAGAAGTGCCGGCTATCTCGTCGGGGACGTCAGCGAAGCAACGTCTGCCTGGCTCTCGAACGTCCTCGACCTCTTTATCCCCGCCGTCAACAAACTCGACGAATTGCCACAAAAAACCGCATTGCTCTTCCAGTACGATCCCAACGCCGCACTCGTCGCACCCGACAATGCCGAAGTCCTGAACGCGGCGAGCGCGCCAAAAGTCCTGGACACATTCGCGGCGAAGATTGCCACCGAACCCGACGGCATCTCCGCCGAACGATTTAAGGCCATCATTAATGAAGTAAAGACCGAAGCTGGAGTGAAGGGCAAAGAGCTCTACCACCCAATTCGAATCACCATCACCGGCTCGCACTCGGGCCCCGAGTTTGACAAGCTGATCCCGATCATCGAAGACGGCTCGAAGCTCCAACTCGCAACCCACGTCCTGAGCGTCAAGGAACGCGTAGCCGCCTTCTATCGCGCCCGTGGAAAGTCTTAA
- a CDS encoding cation:proton antiporter, whose translation MSNSEFGVITLQLFLLIALAQLLGYAFTRLRQPKVIGEILAGIVLGPSILGHFAPGIAAKIFPQLGAAHGNAHDTVLMFLYNLGLLLLMFASGAETRGLFQPRDRREVTWLSLVGTGAPFVIALACSAWIPTELLETSPRMRFPVLLIVSIAVAVTSIPVISKILHDLGILHTRFARLVLGVAVIEDIALWAVLAIATAAAASSNLPEFAIAKHIAITILYFATAMLLMPKLLRWMADQRWNILAKYSPVGYLVLVLLAYSALAALMDVSLVFAAFLAGFGIAHDGERYSDALDALKKLSFAVFIPVYFAVVGYKLDLSKSFSFSMLAIFMLVACVLKLFSAGAGARIAGFSWPSSVNLAVATNARGGPGIVLASVAFDAGIINAQFYTTLVLTAVLTSQFAGAWLDYVLRKGKPLLTEEAATEVVPIAADEDVAA comes from the coding sequence ATGTCCAATAGCGAATTCGGAGTCATCACTCTCCAACTGTTTTTGTTGATTGCGCTGGCGCAATTGCTGGGGTATGCGTTCACCAGGTTGCGGCAGCCTAAAGTGATTGGCGAGATCCTGGCTGGAATTGTGCTGGGCCCGTCGATTCTCGGGCATTTCGCGCCCGGAATTGCCGCGAAGATTTTTCCGCAGCTTGGGGCGGCGCACGGGAACGCGCACGATACGGTGCTGATGTTTCTGTACAACCTGGGATTGCTGCTGCTGATGTTCGCGTCGGGGGCGGAGACGCGAGGGCTGTTTCAGCCCCGGGACCGGCGCGAGGTTACGTGGCTGTCACTGGTGGGGACGGGCGCGCCGTTCGTGATTGCGCTGGCGTGCTCGGCTTGGATTCCGACGGAGTTGCTTGAGACGAGTCCCAGGATGCGCTTTCCGGTGCTGCTGATCGTCAGCATCGCGGTGGCGGTCACGTCCATCCCGGTGATCTCGAAGATTCTGCATGATCTGGGAATTCTGCACACGCGGTTTGCGCGGCTCGTGCTGGGCGTTGCGGTGATCGAAGACATCGCGTTGTGGGCGGTGCTGGCGATCGCGACGGCAGCGGCGGCGTCGAGTAATCTGCCGGAATTCGCGATCGCGAAGCATATCGCGATCACGATTCTGTATTTCGCGACGGCGATGCTGCTGATGCCGAAGTTGCTGCGGTGGATGGCGGATCAGCGGTGGAACATCCTGGCGAAGTATTCGCCGGTGGGGTACCTGGTGCTGGTGCTGCTGGCGTATTCGGCGCTGGCGGCGTTGATGGATGTGAGCCTGGTGTTCGCTGCGTTCCTGGCGGGGTTCGGGATTGCGCATGATGGCGAGCGTTATAGCGACGCGCTGGATGCGCTTAAGAAGCTATCGTTCGCGGTGTTCATTCCGGTGTACTTCGCCGTGGTGGGGTACAAGCTCGATCTCAGTAAGAGCTTCTCGTTTTCGATGCTTGCGATTTTCATGTTGGTCGCTTGCGTGCTGAAGCTGTTTTCGGCGGGAGCGGGGGCAAGGATTGCGGGGTTCAGTTGGCCGTCGTCGGTGAATTTGGCGGTGGCGACGAACGCGCGCGGCGGCCCGGGAATCGTGCTGGCTTCGGTGGCGTTTGATGCGGGAATTATCAATGCCCAGTTCTACACGACTCTGGTGCTGACAGCGGTGCTGACCTCGCAGTTTGCGGGGGCTTGGCTGGATTACGTGCTGCGTAAGGGAAAGCCGCTGCTGACGGAAGAAGCGGCGACAGAGGTCGTGCCGATCGCCGCGGATGAGGATGTGGCGGCGTAG
- a CDS encoding DUF1761 domain-containing protein → MRKVSWTAVIVASIVHFVVAAVWFTLLTNQWLAGIGKTKEMMMQQAGGGPVFYPYIVAFLCNIVIARVLAQVIVATSANPTLWHGIRVAFYAWGGFVATTFLTEYVFELRSVSIFLITAGYPLIGMLIMGGILGAWQKKEAMVSSATA, encoded by the coding sequence ATGCGAAAAGTGAGTTGGACGGCGGTGATCGTAGCCTCGATCGTGCATTTCGTGGTGGCGGCAGTGTGGTTCACGTTGCTTACGAATCAGTGGCTGGCGGGGATCGGGAAGACTAAAGAGATGATGATGCAGCAGGCGGGCGGTGGGCCTGTCTTTTACCCCTACATCGTCGCATTCTTGTGCAACATCGTGATTGCGCGGGTGCTGGCGCAGGTCATCGTTGCGACGTCTGCGAACCCGACGCTGTGGCATGGAATTCGCGTGGCGTTCTATGCATGGGGTGGATTCGTCGCGACGACGTTTCTGACGGAATATGTATTTGAGCTGCGGTCGGTTTCGATTTTCCTGATTACAGCGGGATACCCGCTGATTGGGATGCTGATCATGGGCGGGATATTGGGGGCGTGGCAGAAGAAGGAAGCGATGGTCAGTTCGGCGACAGCATAA